One stretch of Harmonia axyridis chromosome 1, icHarAxyr1.1, whole genome shotgun sequence DNA includes these proteins:
- the LOC123674036 gene encoding biorientation of chromosomes in cell division protein 1-like 1: MDFSAGDPKLVEQIMKELKSQGIFDQFRKRCISDVVEKPAYQNLKQSVEGSALSFLKGQTWNPKLNKNEVREKLRNHIHESDFVEAGIERIVDQVVSAKMNSIFLPKVDDVMYKFLGIDRPKAGTSSLEENADQASFSNNDKDLLQDGVKDLPKYLEAISLESPEEKSIMKKEIDRTKKKISKSEVKREIIVIQENSNDSQSSILSGISSIDSKKNSRESLTSLNSSSETKISCSENKIKIDSEGTSSSQRSSDSNSTEEIPKKSSEEGKSKHRHKKRQKHDSKSKTKSEEDTSKAEKSERDGKIDDIRKYKIPKISDRNKDKEDKNKLEKVKSEKNKRSDKGKKYDEDKKSNHSSETYTKGETTKKSEKDHSSSSSRKNLKRKRRK, translated from the coding sequence atggatttttcAGCTGGCGACCCCAAATTAGTTGAACAAATCATGAAGGAATTGAAGTCACAAGGAATTTTCGACCAATTTCGAAAACGGTGCATTTCAGATGTGGTTGAAAAACCAGCTTACCAAAATTTGAAACAGAGTGTAGAAGGAAGTGCCCTTAGTTTTCTCAAAGGACAAACGTGGAATCCAAAACTGAACAAGAACGAAGTCAGAGAAAAACTACGAAATCATATTCATGAGAGTGATTTTGTAGAAGCAGGAATTGAAAGGATTGTTGATCAAGTAGTAAGTGCGAAAATGAATAGCATATTTCTACCTAAAGTTGATGATGTTATGTATAAATTTTTGGGTATCGATAGACCTAAAGCAGGAACATCATCATTAGAGGAAAATGCTGATCAAGCTTCATTTTCCAATAATGATAAAGATTTATTACAAGATGGTGTGAAAGATTTACCTAAATATCTGGAAGCTATTTCCCTTGAATCACCAGAAGAAAAAAGTATTATGAAGAAAGAAATCGATAGGACCAAAAAGAAAATCTCAAAATCAGAAGTGAAACGGGAAATAATTGTGAtacaggaaaattcaaatgattcacAATCTTCCATTTTATCAGGTATATCCAGTAtcgattccaaaaaaaattcacgaGAATCGCTTACATCTCTCAATAGCagttcagaaactaaaatttcatgttcagaaaataaaatcaaGATCGATTCAGAAGGCACCAGTTCATCCCAAAGATCATCTGATTCAAATTCTACTGAAGAAATTCCAAAAAAGAGTTCTGAAGAAGGAAAATCTAAACACAGACATAAAAAAAGGCAAAAACATGATTCTAAATCTAAAACCAAAAGTGAAGAAGATACATCAAAAGCTGAAAAATCTGAAAGGGATGGAAAAATCGACGATATAAGAAAGtataaaattccaaaaatttcagATAGAAATAAGGATAAGGAGGATAAAAATAAACTAGAAAAGGTGAAGAGTGAAAAGAATAAAAGGTCAGATAAAGGTAAAAAATATGATGAAGATAAAAAATCAAACCATTCTTCAGAAACATATACTAAAGGAGAAACAaccaaaaaaagtgaaaaagatCACAGCTCTTCCAGTTCAAGAaagaatttgaaaaggaaaagacGAAAATAA